In the Agromyces flavus genome, CGGCGCAGCGCGGTGGGTACCGGGAATCGCAGGTCGACCTCGTCCTCGACGCGGTCGTCGACGTGATGCTCGCCGTCCGGTGACGGTCCGGTTCGACCCGGACGGGTCCCTCCGATACACTCGTCCAATCGTGGGCAGGCATTCGGGTGAGCATGGCGTATCGCCGGCCGATTCCGCACGCGAGTACGCGCGGGTGAACGTGCCCCGCTCGTCCGCTCCCGTCCGCCCTGCGGCGATGCGCCGCGACGACCCGGCGCCGCGGGCGCGCGAGGCGTCCCGCGCGAACGTCTCGTCGCCCGCCCGGAACCGCGTCGCCGGTCCGATCAAGCAGGCGGCGACCGTGACCTTCGCCTTCGCCGCATCGGTGAGCTTCCTGCTCGTCAACATCGTCGACCCGTACTCGGGCGCGACCGCCTCGTCGACGTACACGCCCGTCGACCGCTTCGGCGGGCAGGCCGTCCAGGAGTACGCCGTCGACGGGGACATCGCCGCGGCATCCGTCGCCGCCGAGGGCTACCTCGTCGAGAAGAAGCCCGAGCCCGAGCCCGAGCCCGCCGGTGCCGGCTGGGCGCCGCCCGCCATCGTGCCCGACCCCGGATCGGCGCAGGCGTACGCGGCCGGTGCGGTCGCGGCCCGTGGTTGGCCGAGTACCGAGTTCGACTGCCTCGTCGCCCTGTGGAACCGCGAGTCGGGCTGGCGGGTGAACGCGTACAACCCCAGTGGCGCGTACGGCATCCCGCAGGCGCTGCCCGGCTCGAAGATGGCGACCGCGGGAGCCGACTGGGAGACGAACGCCGCGACCCAGATCGAATGGGGCCTCGGGTACATCTCGGGCCGGTACGGCACGCCCTGCGGCGCCTGGGCGCACTCCGAGGCCAACGGCTGGTACTGACCGGCCGACCCGACGCGCTCCGAGCCGACCGTACACTTGAGGTCATGGCCCGCTCGCACCGCTCCCGTGGTCGTGCGGCCAAGTCGCGCGAGCCGCATCCCGAACTCGACGTCGAACGGCTCACGGCCGGATGGCGCCGCACCGAGGTGCGCGCAGGCCGCGAGTGGAACGTGCAGCCCGTGAGCGAGGCCCAGGCCGTGAAGGCGTACCTCTGCCCGGGATGCCGCCTCGAGATCGAGCCGGGTGTCGCGCACCTGGTGGCGTGGCGGGCCGACGGTGTGCTCGGCGACGCTGCCGACCTCGCCTCGCGACGGCACTGGCACACGCACTGCTGGAGGATCGGACCGACGTGACCGACGAGACGATGACCGAGATCCGCGCGGGGGTCGAACTCCCGGCGCACCGGGAGCAGATCGAGCTGCGCACGAGCGACGGGCTGCGGCTCGTCGGCGAGCTGGCGACCCCGGTCGACCGTCCGCCCGTCGCGACGCTGGTGACGCTGCATCCGCTGCCCACTGCCGGCGGGTTCATGGATTCGCACATCATCCGGAAGGCCGCCGCCCGGCTGCCGGCGCTCGCGGGCCTGGCCGTGCTGCGCTTCAACACCCGCGGAACGGTGTCGCCACGGGGCCGGAGCGAGGGTGCGTTCGGCGAGGGCCTGGCCGAGCGCGCCGATGTCGCTGCCGCGATGCGCTTCGTCGAGGAACGCGGCCTGCCCGTCCCGTGGCTCGTGGGCTGGTCCTTCGGCACCGAACTCGCCCTCAAGTACGGCCTCGAACACGGCATCGCGGGCGCCGTGCTCCTGTCGCCGCCCCTGCACCGCACCACCGACGAGGAGCTCGCACGGTGGCGTTCGGCGCCGGTGCCGCTCGTGGCGATCATCCCCGAGCACGACGACTACCTGAAGCCCGCCGAGGCGGCAGAGCGGTTCGCCGGCCTTCCGCACCTCACGCGCATCGACGTCGAGGGCGGCAAGCACCTCTGGGTGGGGGAGTCGCAGACGCGCCGAGTACTCGAGGAGATCGTCCGCGCGGTGAATCCGGCGGCGCTGCCGCTGCCGACGCACTGGCCCGCGGCATCCGTCGCCCAGCCCGAGGCGTGAGGCGCGTCAGCGCTCGTTCTGGCGCGGGATCACGACCTGCTTGATGATCAGCAGTGCCGCGGCCGCGATGGGGATCGCGACGAGCGCTCCGAGGATGCCCAGCAGCGCACCGCCCGCGAGCGCGGCGACGACGACCAGGGCGCCCGGAACCTTGACCGCGCGACTCATGATCCTGGGCGAGAGCACGTACGCCTCGACCTGCATGTAGATCAGGTAGTAGATCGCCGCCACGAGCCCCGTGAGGGGCGACCCGAGCCCGGGGATCAGGCAGAGCAGCACGATGATGATCGAGCCCGTGAGCGTGCCGACGAGGGGCACGAGCGAGAAGAGGAAGGCGATGAACGCCAGCACCGCGGGGAACGGCGCGCGGATGATCGACAGGAACATGAAGCTCAGGAAGCCGTTGACGGCGGCGAGCGACACCTGCCCGATGACGTAGCGGCCGACGGACTGCGTGATCTGCTCGGTGAGGTCGGCGAACCGCGCGCGTCGTGAGGCGGGAACCAGCTGATACGTGGCCCGCTTCATCGCGTCGAGCGACGCCGTGAAGTACACGGTGAGCACCGCGACGACGATGACCGCGAACACCCCGCCCCCGATGGCGAGGGCGACGGCCCAGACGCCGCCCAGCAGCTCGCTCAGCTTGTCGGGATTGGTGAAGAAGTCGGTGAGCGCCGCGCCCGCCTGCTCGCTGATCTCGTCGATCTTGAGCAGCGGGAACTGCTCCTGGAGCCATTCGATCCAGTCGACGCGGTTCAGCTGCGCGACGATGCCGGGCACCTGCGCGATGAGCTCGGCGACCTGGTCGACGATGATCGGGATGACTGCCAGGAGCAGGGCCGCGACGACGGCCGCGACCCCGAGGATGACGAGGACGATCGCGCCCCAACGCGGAAGCCCTCGGCGCTCGAGCCCGCTCACGGCGGGCTCGAGGCCGAGGGCCAGGAACAGCGCGGCTCCGATGTAGGTCAGGATCGTCGACAGGCTGGCGACGGCGGAGAGGATCAGCAGGCCGACGCCGACGCCGAGCGTGCCGACGAGCGCGAGCCGGAACGCGTTCTGGATCCTCACCGACGCGCCCCGACCCGTTCCGCTCGATTACTTCCGGTTCGCGACCTGCTCGGCCTGCGTGAGGACTCCGCGCAGGCTCTCGAAGTAGCCGGCGACCGCGTCGCGCTCGATCTTGATCTGCGCGAGCCGGTCCTCGGCGTCGGCCACGAGGGACCGCGTGCGCTCCTCGGCGTCGGCGATGAGCTTGCGCGCCTGGGCGTGCGCGGCGGCGACCCGCTCGCGCGCCTCCTCGTCGGCCTTCTCGCGGGACGCAGCGGCCTCGCTGCGGACCTCGGTCTCGAGGCGCTCGGCCTCGGCACGGCTCTGGTTGGTGCGGGCGATGGCCTCTTCGAGCTCGGCGTTCGCGTCGGCGAGGAACTTCTTCGTCTGCTCGGCCGCCTCCTGCTGCGCCGCCAGGAGCTCCTGCTCGGCCTCGTCGCGCTTGGTCGCGAGCTCGGCGTCGAGGTCCATGCGGGCCCGCTCGATCTCGCGACGCATGCGGTTCACCTCGTGCGTCGTCTTCTTCTTCATCGACGTGAGCTGGTTGTCGAGGTCGATCCGGGCCTGCTCGGCCTCGGCCTCGAAGTCCGCACGGGCCTGCTCCTGCTCGAGGGCGAGGTCGGCGCGCATCTGGTCGAGCTCGGCGGCGTGCTTCGCGCGGATGCGGTCGAGCTCGTGCTGGAGTTTGAGGCGCGCGGTCTCGGACTCGCGCTCGAGGTCGACGGAGGTCTGCTCGCGCTGCTCGACGAGCTTGGCGCGCGCGGCCTCGAGCTCGCGCTCGAGGTCGGTGCGGGCCTGCTCGAGCTCGTGCTCGAGCGCGGCGCGGCGCTCCTCGACCTCGGCCTCGATCGCGGCCCGGGACTCGGCGGTCTCGCGCTCGAGGTCGAGGCGTGCCTGCTCGGTCTCACGGGCGAGGTCGATGCGCGCCTGCTCGGTCTCCTTGGCGAGCTCGGCCCGCTTCTGGTCGAGCTCGATCGCGACCTCGGCGCGGGTCTGCTCGGTCTCCTCCTGCAGGCCCGCGGCGGCGGCACGCGCCTCGTTGGCCTCGGTGTTCGCCGCGACGAGCATCTCGGCCGCCTTGCGCTCGGCCTCGGCCACCAGGGCGGCCGCCTCGCGCTTCGCGGTCGAGCGCGCTTCGGCGACCTCGGTCGATGCGGCGCCCTGGATGGCCGCGGCGTCGCGGTTCGCGTCCTCGCGCAGCTGCTCGCTCGCCTCCTGGGCACGCGCGACCATGTCGTCGGCCTCGGCACGGGCGTTCTCGAGCAGGCGGTTGGCCTGGGCGCGCGCCTCGGAGAGGGTGCGCTCGGCGAGCTCGTGCGCGTCGGAGCGCATGAGGTGCGCCTCGTCCTCCGCGGCGCGGCGGAGCTTCTCGGCGTCGATGTCGGCCTGCGCGATGAGCCGGGTCGACTGCTCCTCGGCGACGCGCAGCGTGTTCTCGAGCTTGGTGCCGAGGCCGGAGAAGGTCGGGCTGCCGACCTCCTCGAGCTCGCCGGTCAGCTCGTCGATGCGCGTGAGGAGGCGCTTGTTCTCCTTCTGCAGCTCGCCGGTCGCGTTGTTCGCGGTGATGATCTCGCGGCGGAGCGCGTTGATGCTCCGGTCGACCTCGTCCTTGTCGTATCCGCGGAATACCTGCGTGAACTCGGTCTCTTCGACGGCCAATTCTTCCTCCGGGGTCCGTGTCCCGCGATGTGGGGGGTTGTGGGGCGCGCGGGTCGCCTCCGATCATACGGCCGGGCGCGCCCCGGGGGCACCGTGTCCGTCCTGTGATCGTGTCCGCCGTACCCCCCGTCCGGCCCGACGACGCCCGCCCGCGACATCCAGTCATCGGTTAGGAGACTCCCAGACAGCGTCGGTAGTGTGGGGTGTCTTTGTCGGATGCCGCGTGAGCGGCCTGGAGGTAACTGCGTGCGATTCGTTCTCGCCATTCTGGCGTTCGCCGCCGCGGCTGTGATGATCGGCTTCGGCATCGCGCAACGGACGGTCTTCCTGGAGCCCGATCGGATCTCCCTGGGAACCGTCGTCGAGGATCAGGCGGACTACATCGTGCTCGAGCCCGAGGCGCTCGCGGCGCAATCGGGCAAGCAGACCATCACGGTCTCCGGATCGGAGACCGTGTTCCTCGCCTACGGGCGGACGGACGACGTGGAAGCGTGGATCGGCGACGACTCCTACGTGTCGGTCGGGTACGACGCCGACGCGGGCGAGTTCACGAACGAGGTCGTCGCGGGCCAGTCGGCCGAGGGCGAGACGCCCGAGACGACCGAGCCCGAAGCGACTCCGGCGCCCGATGCCGAGGGCGCGGAGGAGACGGCCGAGCCGGCCGCCTCGCCGGCCGGCAGCGACCTGTGGCTCGACGAGCTGACCGGCGATCGCACGCTCACCACGACCATCGACGTGCCCGAGGGCATCTCGGTGCTCCTGGCCTCCGACGGCACCGAGCCCGCGCCGGGCCGGATCGTCGTCGCCTGGCCCCTCGACAACTCCACGCCGTGGGCGGGGCCGCTCATCGCCGGCGGCGGGCTCGTGTTCCTCGTCGGCATCGCGCTCGTGATCTCCGGGGTGCTCGCGCATCGCCGGTCGCGCGGCCCGCGGCGCAACCTCCCGAAGGGACCGAAGGGCAAGCTCACGCGCGCGCCGCGTCCGACGCGATCGCAGCGAGCGGCGGCATCCGGTGCCGGGCCCCGTCGCACGTCGGGGCGTGCCCGGCGCGTCGCGCTGCTCCCGGTGCTGCTCGTCCCCGCGATCGCACTCTCGGCGTGTTCGTCGGACTACTGGCCCGACTTCGCGGCGACGCCCGAGACCTCGGCACCCGCGACGCCCGCGGCGACCGATCAGCCCGCCGATGACACCGCGGCCGAGGGCGAGGCCGAGGTCGTCCCGGCCGTGACCGTCCCGCAGATGGAGCGCATCATGCGCAGCGTCGCGGTGTTCACCACCGAGGTCGACGAGTCGCGCGACGTCCAGCGCCTCACCGAGCGCTTCGCCGGCCCCGCGTTCCAGGCGCGCAAGGCCAACTACGTCATCCGCGGCTCCGTGACCGACCACCCGGCGCTGCCCGCGATTCCGGCGGCCCCCCTGACGCTCACGCTGCCGCAGCAGGCCACGGGCTGGCCGCGCACCGTCCTCACGATCGCCAAGAACAGCGACGACGAGACGGTCGCCCCGACCGCGCTCGTGATGCGCCAGGAGTCGCCGCGCGAGAATTACAAGGTGGTGTACGCGACGGCTCTCGTCCCCGACGCCGACGTGCCCGAGGTGGCTCCGGCGAGCATCGGCGCACCGCCGATCAGCCCTGAGTTCAAGGGACTCGTCATGCCGACCGGCCAAGTCGCCGCGGCCTACGCCGACGTGCTGCTCAAGGGCCCCGAGTCCGAGTTCGCCGAGTTCTTCGACCCCGAGGGAGACGTGGTCCTCCAGCAGCTCGGCGTCGAGGGACAGAAGGCGACGGCCGAGAGCCTGCCCGACACGGCCGACATCGCGTTCTCGAACGTGGTGGGCGACAGCCCGACCGTCGCGCTCGCGACCAACGACTCCGGCGCGCTCGTGACCGTGTCGATCAACCAGACCGAGAAGGTCACGCCCAACGACGGCGGAACCGTCGGCTTCGAGCCCGGACCGGGCCGTGCGCTCTCGGGCTTCGACGACAAGAGCGCCAAGGGCGTCCAGCGCGTCGTCGGCATCCAGCTCATGTT is a window encoding:
- a CDS encoding alpha/beta hydrolase — translated: MTEIRAGVELPAHREQIELRTSDGLRLVGELATPVDRPPVATLVTLHPLPTAGGFMDSHIIRKAAARLPALAGLAVLRFNTRGTVSPRGRSEGAFGEGLAERADVAAAMRFVEERGLPVPWLVGWSFGTELALKYGLEHGIAGAVLLSPPLHRTTDEELARWRSAPVPLVAIIPEHDDYLKPAEAAERFAGLPHLTRIDVEGGKHLWVGESQTRRVLEEIVRAVNPAALPLPTHWPAASVAQPEA
- a CDS encoding AI-2E family transporter translates to MRIQNAFRLALVGTLGVGVGLLILSAVASLSTILTYIGAALFLALGLEPAVSGLERRGLPRWGAIVLVILGVAAVVAALLLAVIPIIVDQVAELIAQVPGIVAQLNRVDWIEWLQEQFPLLKIDEISEQAGAALTDFFTNPDKLSELLGGVWAVALAIGGGVFAVIVVAVLTVYFTASLDAMKRATYQLVPASRRARFADLTEQITQSVGRYVIGQVSLAAVNGFLSFMFLSIIRAPFPAVLAFIAFLFSLVPLVGTLTGSIIIVLLCLIPGLGSPLTGLVAAIYYLIYMQVEAYVLSPRIMSRAVKVPGALVVVAALAGGALLGILGALVAIPIAAAALLIIKQVVIPRQNER
- a CDS encoding DivIVA domain-containing protein, with amino-acid sequence MAVEETEFTQVFRGYDKDEVDRSINALRREIITANNATGELQKENKRLLTRIDELTGELEEVGSPTFSGLGTKLENTLRVAEEQSTRLIAQADIDAEKLRRAAEDEAHLMRSDAHELAERTLSEARAQANRLLENARAEADDMVARAQEASEQLREDANRDAAAIQGAASTEVAEARSTAKREAAALVAEAERKAAEMLVAANTEANEARAAAAGLQEETEQTRAEVAIELDQKRAELAKETEQARIDLARETEQARLDLERETAESRAAIEAEVEERRAALEHELEQARTDLERELEAARAKLVEQREQTSVDLERESETARLKLQHELDRIRAKHAAELDQMRADLALEQEQARADFEAEAEQARIDLDNQLTSMKKKTTHEVNRMRREIERARMDLDAELATKRDEAEQELLAAQQEAAEQTKKFLADANAELEEAIARTNQSRAEAERLETEVRSEAAASREKADEEARERVAAAHAQARKLIADAEERTRSLVADAEDRLAQIKIERDAVAGYFESLRGVLTQAEQVANRK
- a CDS encoding aggregation-promoting factor C-terminal-like domain-containing protein; the encoded protein is MGRHSGEHGVSPADSAREYARVNVPRSSAPVRPAAMRRDDPAPRAREASRANVSSPARNRVAGPIKQAATVTFAFAASVSFLLVNIVDPYSGATASSTYTPVDRFGGQAVQEYAVDGDIAAASVAAEGYLVEKKPEPEPEPAGAGWAPPAIVPDPGSAQAYAAGAVAARGWPSTEFDCLVALWNRESGWRVNAYNPSGAYGIPQALPGSKMATAGADWETNAATQIEWGLGYISGRYGTPCGAWAHSEANGWY